One region of Podospora bellae-mahoneyi strain CBS 112042 chromosome 1 map unlocalized CBS112042p_1.2, whole genome shotgun sequence genomic DNA includes:
- a CDS encoding uncharacterized protein (EggNog:ENOG503Q3DM; COG:S), producing MSNYNMSAMRKHNVTTFPRPPVVDRVQRHIQIKWHGQLIADCPPGEAYWCLETHHAPTYFIPPSRVRLPLSTTPRTSFDEFRGPITYYAMMSPINAADTVSNRIWSFNEPPKDFEAIKGYLAFFAGPWECYVDGERAQSPPQDFYGGWVTSDIEGINKAPHPWGVPPPWGHEQF from the exons ATGAGTAACTACAACATGTCAGCGATGCGGAAACACAACGTCACGACATTTCCGCGTCCCCCCGTGGTGGACCGAGTCCAGAGACACATCCAGATCAAGTGGCATGGCCAACTTATAGCCGATTGCCCGCCCGGTGAGGCTTACTGGTGTCTGGAGACCCATCACGCGCCCA CTTACTTCATCCCACCCTCCCGCGTCAGACTTCCTCTCTCGACGACTCCTCGTACCTCCTTTGACGAGTTCAGAGGTCCTATAACCTACTACGCCATGATGAGCCCCATCAACGCGGCTGACACGGTGAGCAACCGCATCTGGTCGTTCAACGAGCCTCCAAAAGATTTTGAGGCCATCAAGGGCTATCTGGCCTTCTTTGCGGGTCCTTGGGAGTGCTATGTCGACGGCGAACGCGCCCAGTCTCCCCCGCAAGACTTCTACGGCGGGTGGGTCACGAGCGATATTGAAGGCATCAACAAGGCTCCTCATCCTTGGGGCGTTCCCCCCCCCTGGGGCCACGAGCAGTTCTAG